A region of Lentimicrobiaceae bacterium DNA encodes the following proteins:
- the murC gene encoding UDP-N-acetylmuramate--L-alanine ligase, whose amino-acid sequence MNDNNLKHIYFIGIGGIGMSALARYFALKGYVVSGYDLTPSKLTNNLIAEGIDVHYDDNPERVPNNPELVIYTPAIPKDNAVLNFCQSSNYDMKKRAEVLGIISEKYITIACAGTHGKTTTSCMLMHLLNNSKLGCNAILGGISNNLKSNFLFNSNSAYLVTEADEYDRSFLKLNPTYAVVSSVQPDHLDIYDTAENLKLTYSEFTLKIKDKGFLFHKKDNQLRNLNKNISVVQYSADDVAEAYSHNIRVENGRFHFDFSAPNVEIKDLALQMPGRHNVENATAALAVTSLLGASPDELKQAISTFKGVERRFDITYINDNCVFIDDYAHHPQEIDACVKAAKELFPDKKITGIFQPHLYTRTRDFMDEFANSLSNLDKLVLMPIYPAREKPIEGVSSEALLQKVDLNEKYVLSANELLDWIKNTDNEVIITIGAGNIANVVKPIIEILKSK is encoded by the coding sequence ATGAACGACAATAACTTAAAACATATATACTTTATAGGAATAGGCGGAATAGGAATGAGCGCCTTGGCTCGCTATTTTGCCTTGAAAGGTTATGTCGTTTCGGGTTATGATTTAACACCTTCAAAACTTACTAACAATCTTATCGCCGAAGGCATTGACGTGCATTACGACGATAATCCCGAAAGAGTGCCTAACAATCCTGAATTGGTTATTTACACGCCGGCAATACCTAAGGATAATGCTGTGTTGAACTTCTGCCAGTCAAGTAATTACGATATGAAAAAACGAGCAGAAGTATTAGGAATTATTTCCGAAAAATATATAACTATTGCTTGTGCAGGTACTCACGGCAAAACCACAACTTCGTGTATGTTGATGCATTTGCTCAATAATTCAAAACTCGGTTGTAATGCGATTTTAGGAGGAATTTCCAACAACTTAAAATCAAACTTTTTGTTTAATTCCAATTCCGCATACTTGGTAACCGAAGCCGACGAATATGACCGCTCGTTTTTGAAACTCAATCCGACTTACGCCGTTGTTTCAAGCGTTCAGCCCGATCATTTGGACATATACGATACAGCCGAGAACTTAAAGTTGACGTATTCCGAATTTACACTTAAAATTAAGGATAAGGGATTTTTGTTCCACAAAAAAGATAATCAGCTGCGCAATTTGAACAAAAATATAAGTGTTGTGCAGTATTCGGCAGACGATGTAGCCGAAGCGTATTCTCACAATATCAGAGTTGAAAACGGTCGTTTTCATTTCGATTTTTCTGCACCGAACGTAGAAATTAAAGATTTGGCATTGCAAATGCCGGGCAGACATAACGTTGAAAATGCCACTGCTGCTTTGGCTGTAACAAGTTTGTTGGGAGCAAGTCCTGACGAATTAAAACAAGCTATATCGACTTTCAAAGGAGTAGAACGCCGTTTCGACATAACTTATATAAACGATAATTGCGTATTCATTGACGATTACGCTCATCATCCGCAGGAGATAGATGCTTGCGTAAAAGCTGCAAAGGAATTGTTCCCCGACAAAAAAATAACGGGAATCTTCCAGCCACACTTGTACACTCGTACTAGGGACTTTATGGACGAATTTGCAAACAGCCTTTCAAACTTGGATAAACTTGTGCTAATGCCCATTTATCCGGCTCGCGAAAAGCCTATTGAAGGCGTGAGTTCAGAGGCTTTATTGCAAAAAGTTGATTTGAATGAGAAATATGTTTTATCAGCAAATGAACTATTAGATTGGATTAAAAACACCGACAACGAGGTGA